A stretch of Hyalangium minutum DNA encodes these proteins:
- the rimP gene encoding ribosome maturation factor RimP, translating into MAESNFKQTVEEKAMSLLDPIVAGEALELVDLEFVREREGWVLRLFIDKPGGRVGLDECSQVSRAVDPALDVEDFIPHEYNLEVSSPGVNRPLKKLAHYERVKGQKVKVKTYGPIGDPPRKNFSGTLTEVSGEEIAVEVEGAGSFRIPFKDIAKANLEFEF; encoded by the coding sequence ATGGCGGAGAGCAACTTCAAGCAGACGGTGGAGGAGAAGGCGATGAGCCTGCTCGATCCCATCGTTGCGGGCGAAGCGCTTGAGCTCGTCGACCTCGAGTTCGTCCGCGAACGCGAGGGGTGGGTTCTCCGTCTCTTCATCGACAAGCCGGGTGGCCGGGTGGGCCTGGACGAGTGCAGCCAGGTCTCTCGCGCGGTGGATCCGGCGCTGGACGTGGAGGACTTCATTCCCCACGAGTACAACCTCGAGGTCTCCAGCCCTGGGGTCAACCGGCCGTTGAAGAAGCTGGCTCACTACGAGCGGGTGAAGGGGCAGAAGGTCAAGGTGAAGACCTACGGCCCCATTGGCGACCCGCCCCGCAAGAACTTCTCTGGCACGCTCACCGAGGTGTCGGGAGAGGAGATTGCGGTCGAGGTGGAGGGGGCGGGCAGCTTCCGCATCCCCTTCAAGGACATCGCCAAAGCCAACCTGGAGTTCGAGTTCTAG
- a CDS encoding carbon-nitrogen hydrolase family protein, which produces MHLIAAAQMVSTADKAYNLEAATRLVRQAAGLGARLVGLPENFSWMGSEADRPSAAETLDGPTLSRMAQLARELRVTLLAGSILEAGAPGGRLYNTSVLFGPQGERLAVYRKMHLFDVDVGDGATYQESAAVAPGTEVVSAQTEVGRLGLSVCYDLRFPELYRRHSKEGATLLAVPAAFTLMTGKDHWEVLLRARAIENQCYVFAPAQGGRHSDKRITYGHAMVVDPWGLVTARASEGEGLAVAPVDPELLARIRRNLPCLQHRRLD; this is translated from the coding sequence ATGCACCTGATCGCCGCCGCTCAGATGGTGTCCACCGCCGATAAGGCCTACAACCTGGAGGCCGCCACCCGGCTCGTCCGGCAGGCTGCCGGGTTGGGAGCCCGCCTCGTCGGTCTCCCCGAGAACTTCTCCTGGATGGGCTCCGAAGCTGATCGCCCCAGCGCCGCCGAGACGCTGGACGGGCCCACGCTCTCCCGCATGGCCCAGTTGGCGCGCGAGCTGCGCGTCACCCTCCTGGCCGGCTCCATCCTGGAGGCCGGAGCCCCTGGCGGCCGCCTCTACAACACCAGTGTCCTCTTCGGGCCACAGGGCGAGCGCCTGGCTGTCTACCGGAAGATGCACCTGTTCGATGTGGATGTAGGTGATGGTGCGACCTACCAGGAGTCCGCAGCGGTGGCGCCGGGCACGGAAGTGGTGTCCGCACAGACGGAGGTGGGCAGGCTGGGGCTCTCCGTCTGCTACGACTTGCGCTTCCCCGAGCTGTACCGCCGCCACTCCAAGGAGGGGGCGACATTGCTGGCGGTGCCCGCGGCTTTCACGTTGATGACGGGCAAGGACCACTGGGAGGTGCTCCTGCGCGCCCGCGCCATCGAGAACCAGTGCTACGTCTTCGCCCCCGCTCAAGGTGGGCGCCACTCCGACAAGCGCATCACTTATGGGCACGCGATGGTGGTGGATCCGTGGGGGCTGGTGACGGCGCGGGCCTCGGAAGGCGAGGGCCTGGCGGTCGCTCCTGTGGATCCGGAACTCTTGGCACGGATCCGACGCAACCTGCCCTGTCTCCAACACCGGCGTCTGGACTAG
- a CDS encoding DUF971 domain-containing protein, whose product MSFWDRIKPAPKPVSATDVQLAPDASALSLTWEDGARTSASAQVLRQQCPCAACVDEWTNRRTLDPARVPADIRIQALQPVGNYALTLTFTDGHGTGIYPWPLLREITQPQG is encoded by the coding sequence TTGAGCTTCTGGGATCGCATCAAGCCCGCCCCCAAGCCCGTCTCCGCCACGGACGTCCAGCTCGCGCCGGATGCCTCGGCGCTGAGCCTCACGTGGGAGGACGGGGCGCGCACCTCCGCCAGCGCCCAGGTGCTGCGCCAGCAGTGCCCCTGCGCCGCCTGCGTGGATGAGTGGACCAACCGCCGCACGCTGGATCCGGCCCGCGTCCCCGCAGACATCCGCATCCAGGCCCTGCAGCCGGTGGGCAACTACGCGCTCACCCTCACCTTCACCGATGGGCACGGCACCGGCATCTACCCGTGGCCCCTTCTGCGGGAGATCACCCAGCCCCAGGGCTGA
- a CDS encoding YlxR family protein: MGCGAKKAQGELTRVALDPEGEVVVDRERRLPGRGAYLCGAGCMTAALKRKAFGRAFRGKAGKVDPLKLGQAWEPGSRS, from the coding sequence ATGGGGTGCGGCGCCAAGAAGGCTCAAGGGGAGTTGACGCGGGTTGCCCTGGACCCGGAGGGTGAGGTGGTGGTGGACAGGGAGAGGCGGTTGCCCGGCCGGGGCGCCTACCTCTGCGGTGCCGGATGTATGACGGCAGCGCTCAAACGGAAGGCCTTCGGGCGGGCTTTCCGGGGCAAGGCGGGCAAGGTTGACCCGTTGAAGCTCGGGCAGGCGTGGGAGCCTGGCTCGAGGTCCTGA
- a CDS encoding HD domain-containing phosphohydrolase: MRLFKAILLLMLVASIIPTVMVGWLSVSHTRELLVRDAQELAQEHVKQLRLKLGELLSEPTQPVLALANTAFFSRTEVEQRALLASVLIQRREVLAITVFSPQKERLPGLQAFAVNDIPPTAVAEHEARALSLIEGLTDVRYSEVAHQGPQGLPVLTMAFPLGDPVKGYIAVDFSLTAIQKLIQKERLGSSGFFYVADQHGHVVAGGTALNGETNVSHRGPVAHLLQQIAQSQSPDIEHFHVGNFGTGKEAVVAAYTHMPGVNWGIVSEQPVVQAYRQVEAMEQRILLGLGAAILVACVLAATFSRNLTRPLKNFTAQAMELANGQFGAEVHIRQKNELGELAQTFNYMSKQLMAYDMENRRLYESLEQGYLETIVALANSIDSKDAYTRGHSQRVGDVAVEIGKELNLPERQLKTLQYGGILHDIGKIGIVESILCKQSRLTDAEMAIMREHPAIGDSIIAPVTFLAGVRSCVRSHHERWDGTGYPDKLKGEEIPMLARIVACADTFDACTSTRPYQKAMPLEQAMQILDKLTGAQLDPQVVAALRAVLQKKGVRLEGHRQPVKLAS; this comes from the coding sequence GTGCGCCTCTTCAAAGCCATCCTCCTGCTGATGTTGGTCGCGAGCATCATCCCCACGGTGATGGTGGGCTGGCTGTCCGTCTCCCACACCCGTGAGCTGCTGGTGCGTGATGCCCAGGAGCTGGCGCAGGAGCACGTGAAGCAGCTGCGCCTCAAGCTGGGAGAGCTCCTGTCCGAGCCCACCCAGCCCGTGCTGGCCCTGGCCAACACCGCCTTCTTCTCGCGCACGGAGGTGGAGCAGCGCGCCCTGCTGGCCTCCGTGCTGATCCAGCGCCGCGAGGTGCTGGCCATCACCGTCTTCTCTCCGCAGAAGGAGCGGCTGCCGGGCCTGCAGGCCTTCGCGGTGAACGACATTCCGCCCACCGCCGTGGCCGAGCACGAAGCCCGCGCGCTTTCGCTGATCGAGGGCCTCACCGACGTGCGCTACTCGGAGGTGGCGCACCAGGGTCCACAGGGACTGCCGGTGCTGACCATGGCCTTCCCTCTGGGCGATCCGGTGAAGGGCTACATCGCCGTGGACTTCTCGCTCACGGCCATCCAGAAGCTCATCCAGAAAGAGCGGCTGGGCTCCAGCGGCTTCTTCTACGTGGCGGACCAGCACGGCCACGTCGTGGCGGGAGGCACCGCTCTCAATGGTGAGACGAACGTCTCCCACCGGGGCCCGGTGGCCCACCTGCTCCAGCAGATCGCCCAGTCCCAGAGCCCGGACATCGAGCACTTCCACGTGGGCAACTTTGGCACGGGCAAGGAGGCCGTCGTCGCTGCCTATACGCACATGCCGGGCGTGAACTGGGGCATCGTCTCCGAGCAGCCCGTGGTGCAGGCCTACCGCCAAGTCGAAGCCATGGAGCAGCGCATCCTCCTGGGTCTGGGCGCCGCCATCCTCGTGGCATGCGTGCTGGCGGCTACCTTCTCGCGCAACCTCACCCGCCCGCTGAAGAACTTCACCGCCCAGGCCATGGAGCTGGCCAACGGCCAGTTCGGCGCCGAGGTGCACATCCGCCAGAAGAACGAGCTGGGCGAGCTGGCCCAGACGTTCAATTACATGAGCAAGCAGCTCATGGCCTACGACATGGAGAACCGCCGCCTCTACGAGAGCCTCGAGCAAGGCTACCTGGAGACGATCGTCGCGCTGGCCAACTCCATCGACTCGAAGGACGCCTACACCCGCGGCCACAGCCAGCGCGTGGGCGATGTGGCGGTGGAGATCGGCAAGGAGCTGAACCTCCCCGAGCGCCAGCTCAAGACGCTCCAGTACGGCGGCATCCTCCACGACATCGGCAAGATCGGCATCGTCGAGTCCATCCTCTGCAAGCAGTCCCGGCTGACGGATGCGGAGATGGCCATCATGCGCGAGCACCCGGCCATTGGTGACTCCATCATCGCCCCGGTGACTTTCCTCGCCGGGGTGCGCTCCTGCGTGCGCAGCCACCACGAGCGCTGGGATGGCACCGGCTACCCGGACAAGCTCAAGGGCGAGGAGATCCCCATGCTGGCCCGCATCGTCGCCTGCGCGGACACCTTCGACGCGTGCACCTCCACGCGTCCCTACCAGAAGGCCATGCCACTGGAGCAGGCCATGCAGATCCTCGACAAGCTCACCGGCGCCCAGTTGGATCCTCAAGTCGTGGCGGCACTGCGCGCCGTGCTCCAGAAGAAGGGCGTCCGCCTGGAGGGCCACCGCCAGCCGGTCAAGCTGGCCTCGTGA
- the nusA gene encoding transcription termination factor NusA: MPTQANPNINLNLVLDQVAKDKGIERGVLIATLEDAMKTAAKKHFGQDRNLEAKYDPEKGVVELFQAIVVVDEITDPVQAVNQITMAEAHKKGMEVEPGDELVFQIFYRDEDAAEAKAQDDQYGDILRLKTFRRGFGRIAAQTAKQVILQRTRDAERENVFNEYKDRKNEIVTGIARRFERGNIIVDLGRAEAVLPVREQVPRETYRPGDRVQAYVLDVLRESKGPQIVLSRASVNLLTKLFEMEVPEIAEGIVVIEAAAREPGGRAKIAVSSRDSDVDPVGACVGMKGSRVQAVVQELRGEKIDIVPFDEDPARFVCAALAPAEVSRVIIDEANHAMELIVPDDQLSLAIGRRGQNVRLAAQLTGWKLDINSESRVREMREFANRSLGALPGVNEMLIETLYAHGFRQAKDVAEASPDVLSQIPGLDPARIPAMQEAARKQMVDDAAELSRMDHEREQARIAEARRHPDELNQSERMARVRGLGEKTIEALQSSGYKSVEDIANEKDLQKLGDVPGVGIKKARQLKSAAENYLVEEAKLRAELNAERGMPPPSASGSAEVAKSP, encoded by the coding sequence ATGCCTACACAAGCCAACCCCAACATCAATCTGAACCTCGTCCTGGACCAGGTGGCCAAGGACAAGGGCATCGAGCGGGGTGTGCTGATTGCGACCCTCGAGGATGCGATGAAGACCGCGGCCAAGAAGCACTTTGGCCAGGACCGCAACCTGGAGGCCAAGTACGACCCAGAGAAGGGCGTGGTCGAGCTGTTCCAGGCCATCGTCGTCGTGGACGAGATCACCGACCCCGTGCAGGCGGTCAACCAGATCACCATGGCCGAGGCCCACAAGAAGGGCATGGAGGTCGAGCCGGGTGACGAGCTGGTGTTCCAGATCTTCTACCGCGACGAGGACGCCGCCGAGGCCAAGGCGCAGGACGATCAGTACGGGGACATTCTCCGGCTGAAGACGTTCCGCCGCGGGTTCGGCCGCATCGCCGCCCAGACGGCCAAGCAGGTCATCCTGCAGCGCACCCGCGACGCGGAGCGCGAGAACGTCTTCAACGAGTACAAGGACCGCAAGAACGAGATCGTCACGGGCATTGCCCGCCGGTTCGAGCGCGGCAACATCATCGTGGACCTGGGCCGCGCCGAGGCCGTGCTGCCGGTGCGCGAGCAGGTGCCGCGCGAGACGTACCGTCCGGGCGACCGCGTCCAGGCGTACGTGCTGGACGTGCTGCGCGAGTCCAAGGGGCCTCAGATCGTCCTGAGCCGCGCCTCGGTGAACCTGCTGACCAAGCTGTTCGAGATGGAGGTGCCCGAGATCGCCGAGGGCATCGTCGTCATCGAGGCGGCGGCGCGTGAGCCGGGCGGCCGGGCGAAGATCGCCGTGAGCAGCCGGGACTCGGACGTCGACCCCGTGGGCGCATGCGTGGGCATGAAGGGCAGCCGCGTGCAGGCGGTGGTGCAGGAGCTGCGCGGCGAGAAGATCGACATCGTCCCCTTCGACGAGGATCCCGCCCGCTTCGTGTGCGCCGCCCTGGCGCCCGCCGAGGTCAGCCGCGTCATCATCGACGAGGCCAACCACGCCATGGAGCTGATCGTCCCGGACGACCAGCTCTCCCTGGCCATCGGCCGGCGCGGCCAGAACGTGCGCCTGGCGGCCCAGCTCACCGGCTGGAAGCTGGACATCAACAGCGAGAGCCGCGTGCGCGAGATGCGCGAGTTCGCCAACCGCTCGCTGGGTGCGCTGCCGGGCGTCAACGAGATGCTCATCGAGACGCTCTACGCGCACGGCTTCCGCCAGGCCAAGGACGTGGCCGAGGCCAGCCCCGACGTGCTCTCGCAGATTCCGGGCCTGGACCCGGCGCGCATCCCCGCCATGCAGGAGGCGGCCCGCAAGCAGATGGTGGATGACGCGGCCGAGCTGTCGCGCATGGATCACGAGCGCGAGCAGGCTCGCATCGCCGAGGCCCGCCGCCACCCGGACGAGCTGAATCAGTCCGAGCGCATGGCCCGCGTCCGCGGCCTGGGTGAGAAGACCATCGAGGCGCTTCAGTCCAGCGGCTACAAGTCCGTCGAGGACATCGCCAACGAGAAGGATCTGCAGAAGCTCGGCGATGTGCCGGGCGTGGGCATCAAGAAGGCGCGCCAGCTCAAGAGCGCGGCCGAGAACTATCTGGTGGAGGAGGCCAAGCTCCGGGCGGAGCTGAACGCCGAGCGCGGAATGCCTCCTCCTTCCGCGTCAGGGAGCGCGGAAGTCGCCAAGTCACCGTAA
- a CDS encoding FecR family protein, whose amino-acid sequence MLLALALPALPIGCSADEKPSAPPSPPAPTRQPEPRAHLKEVHGDVKLKRATGDEWLAAKESLPLFENDKVRTAAGASARVIFPNGGMVNLGEDALIAISETRLRPGQERTDLTVIKGQVDAALETPATQSLSVSTPAATVQAGREIVFR is encoded by the coding sequence ATGCTCCTTGCCCTTGCGCTCCCGGCTCTCCCCATCGGCTGCTCCGCCGATGAGAAGCCGTCTGCGCCTCCCTCTCCCCCCGCGCCCACGCGACAGCCAGAGCCTCGCGCCCACCTCAAAGAGGTGCACGGCGATGTGAAGCTCAAGCGCGCCACCGGGGACGAGTGGCTCGCCGCCAAGGAGTCGCTGCCTCTCTTCGAGAATGACAAGGTACGCACCGCCGCGGGCGCGAGCGCTCGCGTCATCTTCCCCAATGGAGGCATGGTGAACCTGGGCGAGGACGCGCTGATCGCCATCTCCGAGACGCGGCTCCGGCCCGGCCAGGAGCGGACGGACCTCACGGTCATCAAGGGGCAGGTGGACGCGGCGCTCGAGACACCGGCCACCCAGTCTCTGTCCGTGTCCACGCCCGCTGCCACCGTCCAGGCCGGAAGGGAGATCGTGTTCCGATGA
- a CDS encoding LysM peptidoglycan-binding domain-containing protein — protein MSNALLLLVWLAATPPPEREVVVNERETLSQVAARALGDPKGASELRALNGLTSDTVPAGTTLKLPPAEDRNRALSALAAARTAVAQADRNAARREEASAKLQEAETHFQAADYVSAAKTADSAWALLSPGAGQPSTFSVKVEESGATTVSVQTGPPVRVRAEDKTQPVNPGEVVRIAKGQAPPVPEAVLVAPQPRTPTDGFRFKFPPVKGQSGLGPVTLAWNAVAGAKSYEVEVFPANGEPVRSTVPTAQWKLPPLPAGRYRWTVRALSDIQKSSASTERLFEIVEDKVALQVGKTDWK, from the coding sequence ATGAGCAACGCCCTCCTCCTCCTTGTCTGGCTCGCGGCCACGCCTCCTCCGGAGCGCGAGGTCGTGGTGAACGAGCGCGAGACCCTGAGCCAGGTCGCCGCACGCGCGCTCGGAGACCCCAAGGGCGCCAGTGAGCTGCGAGCGCTCAATGGGCTCACGTCCGATACCGTGCCCGCGGGCACCACCCTGAAGCTGCCTCCCGCGGAGGATCGCAACCGCGCCCTGAGCGCGCTGGCCGCGGCCCGCACGGCGGTGGCCCAGGCGGATCGCAACGCCGCCCGGCGCGAGGAGGCCTCCGCCAAGCTGCAGGAGGCCGAGACGCACTTCCAGGCCGCCGACTACGTGTCCGCGGCGAAGACGGCGGACAGCGCATGGGCCCTGCTCTCTCCGGGCGCGGGCCAGCCGTCCACCTTCAGCGTGAAGGTAGAGGAGAGCGGCGCCACCACCGTCTCCGTGCAGACGGGCCCGCCAGTACGCGTGCGTGCCGAGGACAAAACCCAGCCGGTGAACCCGGGCGAGGTGGTGCGCATCGCCAAGGGACAGGCCCCTCCGGTCCCCGAGGCAGTCCTCGTGGCGCCGCAGCCCCGCACACCCACGGATGGGTTCCGCTTCAAGTTCCCCCCCGTCAAGGGCCAGTCCGGCCTGGGGCCGGTGACGCTGGCGTGGAACGCGGTGGCGGGCGCCAAGTCCTATGAGGTGGAAGTGTTTCCCGCGAATGGGGAGCCTGTGCGCAGCACCGTCCCTACCGCGCAGTGGAAGTTGCCGCCGCTGCCTGCCGGCCGTTATCGATGGACGGTGCGCGCACTGAGCGACATCCAGAAGTCGAGTGCCTCCACGGAGCGGCTCTTCGAGATCGTCGAGGACAAGGTGGCGCTCCAGGTAGGGAAGACCGACTGGAAGTAG